The Kineococcus radiotolerans SRS30216 = ATCC BAA-149 genomic interval AGCGCGGCGGGCAGCCCGAGCAGCGAGGGGTCCACCGGGAGGGCGGGACCCGCGGGAGCCGCGGCGTCGGCCGCTTCGTCGGGGGTCCCGCCGGCGGTCTCGTCGGTGCCGCGGACGGCGTCGCCGCGGTGGGCCGCGGGGCCGGTGGCCTCGGTGGCCGCGGCGTCCTCGACGCGGGCGGGGTCGCGCTTGGTGCGCACGGCGGGCCGGTGCGCGGGCTCGGGGCGCTCGGGGCGGGTCTCCGCGGGGCGCTCGGGGCGGGGGTCCTCGCCGCGGGCCGGGGTCCCGGCGCGCGCGACGTCGTCCCGGGCGTCCCGCTGGTCCCGTGCGTCCCGGGCGTCGCGCTGGTCCCGTGCGTCCCGGGCGTCGCGCTGGTCCCGCGCGGTGGTGCGCAGGTCCTGCACGGCCTGCCCGAAGGAGTCGGCGAAGGCCGACCCGCTGTCGGACCCCGTGGAGGAGCGTCCGGGCTCCCGCGCGGCCGGGGTCGGGAAGGGCAGCGTCGTCAGCGACGTCGTAGACAGGTTGGCGCTCACGCGGCACTCCCGAGGTCGGCGGTGATCTTCTTGACGTAGTTCTGGGTCTCGGCGAAGGGCGGGATGCCGCCGTGCTTGCGGACGTTGCCGGGCCCGGCGTTGTAGGCGGCCAGGGCCAGCGGCACCGAGCCGAAGGTCTTCAGGTTCTGCGAGAGGTACTTGCCGGCGGCGTCGATGGAGGCCATCGGGTCGCGGGGGTCGATCCCGAGGCTGCGGGCGGTGGCGGGCATGAACTGCATGAGCCCGGTCGCCCCGGCGGGGCTCTTGGCGTTCGGGTTGAACCCGGACTCCTGCTTGGCCACGGCCCTCAGCAGCCCGGCGGGCAGCCCGTGCTTCTGCTCCGCGGCGCTGAAGGCGGCCTCGTAGGGGGCGGACTTCGCGGAGGCCGACGAGGCGGAGGACAGCGAGGCGGGGCGGACGTAGCTGGAGGTGTCGGCCGCGGAGGTCGCCCCCACCCCGGTGAGCAGGGCCGCGGCGACGCCGGCGCCGGCGGCGGTGGTGGCCGCGGCGGCGCCGAGGCGGCGGATGGTCATGGGGGTCTCCCAGACCTTGGAGATCTTCACGACGTCACCCGTCTTCGGCGCGTGCAGCATCTTGCCGTCGCCGACGTAGATCCCGATGTGGTGCCCGTTCTCCAGGACCACAAGGTCGCCGGGCCTGGCCTGGGCGAGGCCGGGCACGGCGGTGCCGACCGTGGCCTGCTGGGCCGCGGTGCGCGGCAGCGTCAGGCCGACCTGCTTCCCGGCGTACTGGATCAGCCCGGAGCAGTCGAAGCCGGCCGGGGTCGTCCCGCCCCACTTGTAGGGGACGCCGGTGTACTGCTTGGCGACGGAGAGCAGCTGCTCCCCCGCCGAGCTGGAGCTGAGGGTCCGCATCCCGCGCCCGACCAGCCCCGCCGTCGCGGCGGGGGTGGCGGAACCGCTGGTGGACAGCAGGTCCGCGAAGCCCTCGGAGCCGACCCCGGCCGTGGCCGTGGCCGTGGCCGGCGCCGTGGACGTGGTCGCGGCGGTGCGCGCGAGGGTGCGCACCGGCAGCGTCCCGGACAGCTGCGCGATGCGGGACTCGATGTCGGCGATGCGGGACTGGATCTCGGCGATGCTCACGGGGTGCCCCCCTCCAGCTGGGCCCGGCGACGGGCCTTGGCGGCGAACTCGGCGACGGTGCGGTCGTCGAGGGCGTTCTGGTCGGCGAGCAGCGCGGCCTGCTCCTGGGCGATCTCGTGGCGCTCGACGATGCGTTCGAGGGAACGCTCGGCGCGGCGGGCGCGGGCCCAGGCGGCCTGCTTGTGACCGAGGTCGGCCTCGGCGCGGGCGACGAGCGCCCGGGTGTTGTCCAGGTCGGCGACCAGCGCGGCACGGCGGGCCACGCCCGCGGTCCACGCCGCCATGGTCTCGTCGGACAGGTGCGCCTCGCCGAGCTCGTGGCGGACGCGGGCGGCGCGCCTCTGCTCGTTGCGCAGCACCGCGTTGGCCGCGGCGACGTCGACCTTGATCTGCTCCTGCTGCACCTTGCGCAGCTTCAGCAGCGCCAGGATCGCCTTGGTCGTCTTGGCCGCGCTCACCGCACACCTCCGAAGGTCGAGACCAGTTGCTGCAGCTGCGCCCAGGCCTGCGGGGCGGGGGTGATGTCGTGGATGTCCTGGCGCAGGAAGGCGTTGATCGCGGGCAGCTGGGCCACCGCGGCGTCGACCTCGGGGTTGGCGCCGGGCTGGTAGGCGCCGACGTCGATGAGCTCCTTGGCGTCGCGGTGGGCGGCCATGACCCGGCGCAGCGCCGTGGCGGCGCTCTTCTGCTCGGGCGTGGTGACGCGGCCGGCGACGCGGGAGACCGACTCCAGGACGTCGATGGTCGGGAAGTGCCCGGCCGTGGCCAGGCGGCGGTCCAGGACGACGTGGCCGTCGAGGATGGAGCGCGCGTTGTCGGCGATGGGCTCGTTGTGGTCGTCGCCGTCGACGAGGACGGTGTAGATCCCGGTGATGGAGCCGGTGACCCCGGGCCCGGCCCGTTCCAGCAGCCGCGGCATGAGCGCGAAGACGCTCGGCGGGTAGCCGCGGGTGGCGGGGGGTTCGCCCACGGACAGGCCGATCTCGCGCTGGGCCATGGCGACGCGGGTGAGGGAGTCCATCATGAGGACGCAGTCGGCGCCCATGTCGCGGAAGGACTCCGCGACGGTGGTCGCCGTCAGCGAGGCGCGCAGGCGCAGCACGGGGGCCTCGTCGGAGGTGGCGATGACGACGACGGAGCGGGCCAGGCCCTCGGGGCCGAGGTCGTCCTCGAGGAACTCGCGGACCTCCCGCCCGCGCTCGCCGACCAGGGCCAGCACCGACACGTCGGCGGAGGTGCCCCGGGCGATCATCGACAGCAGGGAGGACTTGCCGACGCCGGAGCCGGCGAAGATGCCGAAGCGCTGCCCGCGCCCGGCGGGGACCAGGGTGTCCAGGGCCCGCACGCCGAGGCTGAGGGGGGCGTCGACGCGCCCGCGGGTCATGGCCGGGGGCGGGGTGGCGTGCAGGGGGCCGCGGGGGGCGGTGTGCAGGGGCGGGCCCCCGTCGAGGGGGTTGCCCAGCGCGTCGACGACGCGGCCCAGCAGCGCGGGGCCGACGGGGACGTCGGAGGGGCGCCGGACCGCCACGGCGGGGGCGCCGGCGGCCAGGCCGGTGAGGTGACCCAGCGGCAGGCAGCGCAGGCGCGACCCCTCCGCGGCGACGACCTCGGCGGGGATGGAGTACCGCTCGTCGCCGAGGCGGACGGTCTCCCCCACCGCGGCCTCCAGGCCGGAGACCTCCACGGAGAGGCCGACGATGCCGGAGACCCGCCCGCGGACCTCGGGACGGGCCGCCTCGACGGCCCGGGCGACCTGCGGCGCGAGGATCTCGCGCACGCCGGCCGCCAGGCGGTGGGAGACGAGCTGGGCGCTCACGCCGGGTCTCCGCTCGACCCTTCGGTACCCACGAGGGCTTCCAGGGCCCGGGAGACGCTGGCCCGCAGGCCCGCGTCCACCTCGGTGTCGCCCTGGCGCGCGACGGCGTCACCCGGTTGGACGGTGGGGTCAGGCAGGTAGGTCACGAGGTCTGCATCGGACGAAGCGTGCCGACCCTTGAGGGCGTCACCCGTCAGGGCGCTCAAGTCGGCCGGGTTGACGCGGACGGTGACCGGCTTCTCCCCGTCCAGGGGCCTCAGGGCCCGCTGGACGGCGTCGTGCACCGGGGAGCCGGCGAGGGTGACCTCGCGGTCCAGGACGGCGCCGGCGAGCTCCAGGGCGAGCTCCAGGACGGTGTCGGCCAGGGCCCCGATGCCGGGTTCGCGCTCGGCGCGCAGCGCCTCCCCGGCGGTGAAGAGGGCCTCCTCGGCCCGGTTGCGGGCCGCGCGCCGCTCCTCGCGGTCCAGCCGGGCCGCGGTCTCGGCGGCCTCGCGCTGCCGCTCCAGCTCGGCCGCGGCCTTCTCCGCGGCCTGGCGCATGCCCGCCGCCCAGCCCGCGGCGTAGCCCTCGGTGCGGGCGGACTCGCGGACCCGCTGCAGCGCCTCGGAGTCGTCGCGGCCGGTGAGGTCGAGACCGACGAAGCCCCGGGGGGAGGTGCTCGTCGCGGCCGGGACCGCGACGAACACCCGGGGCTCACGGGTCCCCGGCCGGGTGTCGGCCGGGGTGAACGCCCGCGACGAGGTCGCGGGACGGGACGCGTCACGCCACGAAGTCATCGTCACCGCCGCGGGTCAGCACGATCTGGCCGGACTCCTCGAGCTGGCGGATGATCGCGACGACCTTCTGCTGCGACTCCTCGACCGCGGACATGCGGACCGGGCCGAGCAGCTCGATCTCGTCGATGAGGTTCTCCCGGGCGCGCTCGGAGACGTTCTTGAGGATCTTGTCGCGCACCGTGTCGGTGACGCCCTTGAGGGCGGTGGCCAGGTCGGCGGTCTCCACCCCGCGCAGGACGAGCTGGATGGCGCGGTCGTCGAGGGTGGTGATGTCCTCGAAGACGAACATGAGCGCGCGGATCTCCTCGGCCAAGGCGGAGTTCTTGGTCGCCAGGCCCTCGAGGATGGAGCGCTCGGTGCCGCGGTCGGCGCGGTTGATGATGTCGACCAGGGGCTGGACGCCGCCGACGGCGGTGTTCGTCTTGGCCTGCAGCACCGTGGAGGTGCGGCGCTGGACGACGTCCTCGACGAGGCGGACGTACTCGGAGCTGGTCGCCTCCATGGTGGCGATGCGCAGCGCGATGTCGGCCTGCATGTCCGGCGAGAGCCCGCCCAGGATCATCGAGGCCTGGTCCGGGCGCAGGTGCGCCACGACGAGGGCGATGGTCTGGGGGTGCTCGCCGGTGAGGAAGGTGAGGATCTGCTGGGGGTCGGCCTGGTGCAGGAACTGGAACGGCTGCACGATGGCCGCCTCGGCGACCCGGCCGAG includes:
- a CDS encoding transglycosylase SLT domain-containing protein, with the protein product MSIAEIQSRIADIESRIAQLSGTLPVRTLARTAATTSTAPATATATAGVGSEGFADLLSTSGSATPAATAGLVGRGMRTLSSSSAGEQLLSVAKQYTGVPYKWGGTTPAGFDCSGLIQYAGKQVGLTLPRTAAQQATVGTAVPGLAQARPGDLVVLENGHHIGIYVGDGKMLHAPKTGDVVKISKVWETPMTIRRLGAAAATTAAGAGVAAALLTGVGATSAADTSSYVRPASLSSASSASAKSAPYEAAFSAAEQKHGLPAGLLRAVAKQESGFNPNAKSPAGATGLMQFMPATARSLGIDPRDPMASIDAAGKYLSQNLKTFGSVPLALAAYNAGPGNVRKHGGIPPFAETQNYVKKITADLGSAA
- a CDS encoding FliI/YscN family ATPase, with the translated sequence MREILAPQVARAVEAARPEVRGRVSGIVGLSVEVSGLEAAVGETVRLGDERYSIPAEVVAAEGSRLRCLPLGHLTGLAAGAPAVAVRRPSDVPVGPALLGRVVDALGNPLDGGPPLHTAPRGPLHATPPPAMTRGRVDAPLSLGVRALDTLVPAGRGQRFGIFAGSGVGKSSLLSMIARGTSADVSVLALVGERGREVREFLEDDLGPEGLARSVVVIATSDEAPVLRLRASLTATTVAESFRDMGADCVLMMDSLTRVAMAQREIGLSVGEPPATRGYPPSVFALMPRLLERAGPGVTGSITGIYTVLVDGDDHNEPIADNARSILDGHVVLDRRLATAGHFPTIDVLESVSRVAGRVTTPEQKSAATALRRVMAAHRDAKELIDVGAYQPGANPEVDAAVAQLPAINAFLRQDIHDITPAPQAWAQLQQLVSTFGGVR
- a CDS encoding FliH/SctL family protein; the protein is MTSWRDASRPATSSRAFTPADTRPGTREPRVFVAVPAATSTSPRGFVGLDLTGRDDSEALQRVRESARTEGYAAGWAAGMRQAAEKAAAELERQREAAETAARLDREERRAARNRAEEALFTAGEALRAEREPGIGALADTVLELALELAGAVLDREVTLAGSPVHDAVQRALRPLDGEKPVTVRVNPADLSALTGDALKGRHASSDADLVTYLPDPTVQPGDAVARQGDTEVDAGLRASVSRALEALVGTEGSSGDPA
- the fliG gene encoding flagellar motor switch protein FliG → MSGAQKAAVLLMQVGQENAAKVLSHLRPAEIEELTAEILRLRSVSPEIAGIVLEEFHGMIASPLRGGLGGLDFAQSLLEGALGAEGAAEVLGRVAEAAIVQPFQFLHQADPQQILTFLTGEHPQTIALVVAHLRPDQASMILGGLSPDMQADIALRIATMEATSSEYVRLVEDVVQRRTSTVLQAKTNTAVGGVQPLVDIINRADRGTERSILEGLATKNSALAEEIRALMFVFEDITTLDDRAIQLVLRGVETADLATALKGVTDTVRDKILKNVSERARENLIDEIELLGPVRMSAVEESQQKVVAIIRQLEESGQIVLTRGGDDDFVA